One Lemur catta isolate mLemCat1 chromosome 15, mLemCat1.pri, whole genome shotgun sequence genomic window carries:
- the MYH4 gene encoding myosin-4 isoform X2 gives MSSDSEMAVFGEAAPFLRKSEKERIEAQNKPFDAKTSVFVVDAKESYVKSVIQSREGGKVTVKTEGGATVTVKEDQIFSMNPPKYDKIEDMAMMTHLHEPAVLYNLKERYAAWMIYTYSGLFCVTVNPYKWLPVYNPEVVTAYRGKKRQEAPPHIFSISDNAYQFMLTDRENQSILITGESGAGKTVNTKRVIQYFATIAVTGEKKKEETAGGNKGTLEDQIISANPLLEAFGNAKTVRNDNSSRFGKFIRIHFGATGKLASADIETYLLEKSRVTFQLQAERSYHIFYQIMSNKKPELIEMLLITTNPYDYAFVSQGEITVPSINDQEELMATDSAIDILGFTADEKVAIYKLTGAVMHYGNMKFKQKQREEQAEPDGTEVADKAAYLTSLNSADLLKALCYPRVKVGNEFVTKGQTVQQVYNAVGALAKAIYEKMFLWMVTRINQQLDTKQPRQYFIGVLDIAGFEIFDFNSLEQLCINFTNEKLQQFFNHHMFVLEQEEYKKEGIEWEFIDFGMDLAACIELIEKPMGIFSILEEECMFPKATDTSFKNKLYEQHLGKSNNFQKPKPAKGKAEAHFSLVHYAGTVDYNINGWLDKNKDPLNETVVGLYQKSAMKTLAFLFVGGQAGEAEGGGGKKGGKKKGSSFQTVSALFRENLNKLMTNLRSTHPHFVRCIIPNETKTPGAMEHELVLHQLRCNGVLEGIRICRKGFPSRILYADFKQRYKVLNASAIPEGQFIDSKKASEKLLGSIDVDHTQYKFGHTKVFFKAGLLGTLEEMRDEKLAQLITRTQAICRGYLMRVEFRKMMERRESIFCIQYNIRAFMNVKHWPWMKLYFKIKPLLKSAETEKEMANMKEEFEKAKEDLAKSEAKRKELEEKMVTLMQEKNDLQLQVQAEADSLADAEERCDQLIKTKIQLEAKIKEATERAEDEEEINAELTAKKRKLEDECSELKKDIDDLELTLAKVEKEKHATENKVKNLTEEMAGLDENIAKLTKEKKALQEAHQQTLDDLQAEEDKVNTLTKAKTKLEQQVDDLEGSLEQEKKLRMDLERAKRKLEGDLKLAQESTMDIENDKQQLDEKLKKKEFEMSNLQSKIEDEQALGMQLQKKIKELQARIEELEEEIEAERASRAKAEKQRSDLSRELEEISERLEEAGGATSAQIEMNKKREAEFQKMRRDLEEATLQHEATAAALRKKHADSVAELGEQIDNLQRVKQKLEKEKSELKMEIDDLASNMETVSKAKGNFEKMCRTLEDQLSEVKTKEEEQQRLINELSAQKARLHTESGEFSRQLDEKEALVSQLSRGKQAFTQQIEELKRQLEEETKAKNALAHAVQSSRHDCDLLREQYEEEQEAKAELQRAMSKANSEVAQWRTKYETDAIQRTEELEEAKRKLAQRLQDAEEHVEAVNSKCASLEKTKQRLQNEVEDLMIDVERSNAACVALDKKQRNFDKVLAEWKHKYEETQAELEASQKESRSLSTELFKVKNAYEETLDHLETLKRENKNLQQEISDLTEQIAEGGKHIHELEKVKKQIDQEKSELQASLEEAEASLEHEEGKILRIQLELNQVKSEIDRKIAEKDEEIDQLKRNHLRVVESMQSTLDAEIRSRNDALRIKKKMEGDLNEMEIQLNHANRQASEAIRNLRNTQGVLKDTQLHLDDAIRSQDDLKEQLAMVERRANLMQAEVEELRASLEQTERSRKMAEQELLDASERVQLLHTQNTSLINTKKKLETDISHIQGEMEDIVQEARNAEEKAKKAITDAAMMAEELKKEQDTSAHLERMKKNMEQTVKDLQHRLDEAEQLALKGGKKQIQKLEARVRELENEVESEQKRNVEAVKSLRKHERRVKELTYQTEEDRKNVLRLQDLVDKLQTKVKAYKRQAEEAEEQSNVNLSKFRKIQHELEEAEERADIAESQVNKLRVKSREVHTKIISEE, from the exons ATGAGTTCCGACTCTGAGATGGCCGTTTTTGGGGAGGCTGCTCCTTTCCTCCGAAAGTCAGAAAAGGAGCGAATTGAAGCTCAGAACAAGCCTTTTGATGCCAAGACATCTGTCTTTGTGGTGGACGCTAAGGAGTCCTATGTGAAAAGCGTAATccagagcagggaggggggaaaagTGACAGTGAAGACAGAAGGTGGTgct ACTGTCACAGTTAAGGAAGACCAAATCTTCTCCATGAACCCTCCCAAATATGACAAGATCGAGGACATGGCCATGATGACTCACCTGCATGAGCCTGCTGTGCTGTACAACCTCAAAGAGCGTTATGCAGCCTGGATGATCTAC ACCTACTCGGGCCTCTTCTGTGTCACAGTCAACCCCTACAAGTGGCTGCCAGTGTACAACCCCGAGGTGGTGACAGCCTACCGAGGCAAGAAGCGCCAGGAGGCCCCGCCCCACATCTTCTCTATCTCTGACAATGCCTATCAGTTCATGCTGACTG ATCGTGAGAACCAGTCAATTCTGATTAC TGGAGAATCTGGTGCAGGGAAGACTGTGAACACTAAGCGTGTCATCCAGTACTTTGCAACAATTGCAGTTactggagagaagaaaaaagaggaaactgCAGGTGGCAA TAAGGGGACTCTGGAAGATCAAATCATCAGTGCCAACCCCCTATTGGAGGCTTTCGGCAATGCCAAGACTGTGAGGAATGACAACTCCTCTCGCTTT GGTAAATTCATCAGGATCCATTTTGGTGCCACAGGCAAACTGGCTTCTGCAGATATTGAAACAT ATCTACTGGAGAAGTCCCGAGTTACTTTCCAGCTACAGGCTGAAAGAAGCTACCACATATTTTATCAAATCATGTCCAATAAGAAACCAGAGCTTATAG AAATGCTTCTGATCACCACCAACCCATACGACTATGCCTTTGTCAGTCAAGGTGAAATTACTGTGCCCAGCATCAATGACCAGGAAGAGCTGATGGCCACAGAC AGTGCTATAGACATCCTGGGTTTCACCGCTGATGAAAAGGTGGCCATTTACAAGCTCACTGGGGCCGTGATGCATTACGGGAACATGAAATTCAAGCAAAAGCAAAGGGAAGAGCAGGCTGAGCCAGACGGCACTGAAG TTGCTGACAAAGCTGCTTATCTGACAAGTCTGAACTCTGCTGACCTGCTCAAAGCCCTCTGCTACCCCAGGGTCAAAGTCGGCAACGAGTTCGTCACCAAAGGGCAAACTGTGCAGCAG GTGTATAATGCGGTGGGTGCTCTGGCCAAAGCCATCTACGAGAAGATGTTCCTGTGGATGGTCACCCGCATCAACCAGCAGCTGGACACCAAGCAGCCCAGGCAGTACTTCATTGGGGTCTTGGATATCGCTGGCTTTGAGATTTTTGAT TTCAACAGCCTGGAGCAGCTGTGCATCAACTTCACCAACGAGAAACTGCAACAGTTTTTCAACCACCACATGTTCGTGCTAGAGCAGGAGGAGTACAAGAAGGAAGGCATCGAGTGGGAGTTCATTGACTTTGGCATGGACCTGGCTGCCTGCATCGAGCTCATTGAGAAG CCGATGGGCATCTTCTCCATCCTGGAAGAGGAGTGCATGTTCCCCAAGGCAACAGACACCTCCTTCAAGAACAAGCTGTATGAACAACATCTTGGAAAGTCCAACAACTTCCAGAAGCCCAAGCCTGCCAAAGGCAAGGCTGAAGCTCACTTCTCACTGGTGCACTACGCCGGCACCGTGGACTACAACATTAATGGCTGGCTTGACAAGAACAAGGACCCCCTGAATGAGACCGTGGTCGGGCTGTACCAGAAGTCTGCAATGAAGACTCTGGCTTTCCTCTTCGTTGGGGGACAAGCTGGTGAAGCAG agggtGGTGGTGGAAAGAAAGGTGGCAAAAAGAAGGGTTCTTCTTTCCAGACAGTGTCAGCTCTTTTCAGG GAGAATTTAAATAAGCTGATGACCAACTTGAGGAGCACTCACCCCCACTTTGTACGCTGTATCATTCCCAACGAAACCAAAACTCCTG GTGCCATGGAACACGAACTTGTCCTGCACCAGCTGAGGTGTAACGGTGTGCTGGAAGGCATCCGCATCTGTAGGAAAGGATTCCCAAGCAGAATCCTTTATGCAGACTTCAAACAGAG ATACAAGGTTCTAAATGCAAGTGCTATCCCAGAGGGTCAGTTCATTGACAGCAAGAAGGCTTCTGAGAAGCTCCTTGGGTCCATCGATGTTGACCACACCCAATATAAGTTTGGTCATACCAAG GTCTTCTTTAAAGCTGGCCTGTTGGGAACTCTAGAGGAGATGCGAGATGAAAAACTGGCTCAACTCATCACACGCACTCAGGCTATCTGCAGAGGGTACCTAATGAGAGTAGAGTTCAGGAAGATGATGGAGAGGAG aGAGTCCATCTTCTGCATCCAGTACAATATCCGTGCTTTTATGAATGTGAAGCACTGGCCCTGGATGAAGCTATATTTCAAGATCAAGCCCCTCCTCAAGAgtgcagaaacagaaaaggagatgGCCAACATGAAGGAAGAATTTGAAAAAGCCAAAGAAGACCTGGCTAAGTCAGAGGCAAAAAGGAAAGAACTCGAAGAAAAGATGGTAACTCTgatgcaagagaaaaatgacttgcAACTCCAAGTTCAAGCT gaAGCAGATAGCTTGGCTGATGCAGAGGAAAGGTGTGATCAGCTCATCAAAACCAAAATCCAACTTGAAGCCAAGATCAAGGAGGCGACTGAGAGAGCTGAGGACGAGGAAGAGATCAATGCTGAGCTGACAGCCAAGAAGAGGAAACTGGAGGATGAATGTTCAGAACTCAAGAAAGACATTGATGACCTTGAGCTGACATTGGCCAAGGTTGAGAAGGAGAAACATGCCACAGAGAACAAG GTGAAAAACCTCACAGAAGAGATGGCAGGCCTGGATGAAAACATCGCAAAGCTGACCAAGGAGAAGAAGGCTCTCCAAGAGGCCCACCAGCAGACCCTGGATGACCTGCAGGCAGAAGAGGACAAAGTCAACACCCTGACCAAAGCTAAAACCAAGCTAGAGCAGCAAGTGGATGAT CTTGAAGGATCTttggaacaagaaaagaaacttcGCATGGACTTAGAAAGGGCCAAGAGAAAACTGGAGGGTGACCTCAAATTGGCACAAGAATCCACAATGGATATAGAAAATGACAAACAGCAACTTGATGAGAAACTCAAAAA GAAAGAGTTTGAAATGAGCAATCTGCAAAGCAAGATTGAAGACGAACAGGCCCTTGGGATGCAGCTGCAGAAGAAGATCAAGGAGTTACAA GCCCGCAttgaggagctggaggaggaaattgaggcagagcGGGCCTCCCGGGCCAAAGCAGAGAAGCAGCGCTCTGACCTCTCCCGGGAACTGGAAGAGATCAGTGAGAGGCTGGAAGAAGCTGGTGGAGCCACTTCAGCCCAGATTGAGATGAACAAGAAGCGAGAGGCCGAGTTCCAGAAAATGCGCAGGGACCTGGAAGAGGCCACCTTGCAGCACGAAGCCACAGCAGCTGCTCTTCGGAAGAAGCACGCGGATAGTGTGGCAGAGCTTGGGGAGCAGATTGACAACCTGCAGCGGGTCAAACAGAagctggagaaggagaagagtGAGCTGAAGATGGAGATCGATGACCTTGCTAGTAACATGGAGACTGTTTCTAAAGCCAAG GGAAATTTCGAGAAAATGTGCCGCACCCTAGAGGACCAGCTTAGTGAAGTGAAAACAAAGGAAGAGGAGCAACAACGCTTAATAAATGAGTTGTCAGCCCAGAAGGCACGTTTACATACAGAATCAG GTGAGTTTTCACGACAGCTAGATGAGAAGGAGGCTTTGGTTTCTCAGCTATCCCGAGGCAAACAAGCATTTACACAACAGATTGAGGAATTAAAGAGGCAGCTAGAAGAGGAGACTAAG GCTAAGAACGCTCTGGCCCATGCTGTGCAGTCCTCCCGCCATGACTGTGACCTGCTGCGGGAACAGtatgaggaggagcaggaagccAAGGCCGAGCTGCAGAGGGCAATGTCCAAGGCCAACAGTGAGGTTGCGCAGTGGAGGACCAAATATGAGACGGACGCCATCCAGCGCAcagaggagctggaagaggccaa GAGGAAGCTGGCCCAGCGTCTACAGGATGCTGAGGAACATGTAGAAGCTGTGAATTCCAAGTGTGCTTCTCTTGAGAAGACAAAGCAGAGGCTACAGAATGAAGTGGAGGACCTCATGATTGATGTGGAGAGATCGAACGCTGCCTGCGTAGCTCTTGATAAGAAGCAAAGGAACTTTGACAAG GTTCTGGCAGAATGGAAACATAAGtatgaggaaactcaggctgaACTTGAAGCCTCCCAGAAGGAGTCCCGTTCTCTTAGCACTGAGCTGTTCAAAGTGAAGAATGCCTATGAGGAAACCCTGGATCATCTTGAAACTCTGAAGCGAGAGAATAAGAATTTACAGC AGGAGATTTCTGACCTGACTGAGCAAATTGCAGAGGGTGGAAAGCATATCCATGAATTGgagaaagtaaagaaacaaatCGATCAAGAGAAGAGTGAACTACAGGCTTCCCTAGAGGAAGCAGAG GCATCTCTTGAGCATGAAGAAGGCAAAATTCTTCGCATCCAACTTGAGTTAAATCAGGTGAAATCAGAGATTGACCGAAAAATTGctgaaaaagatgaagaaatcgATCAGCTAAAGAGGAACCATCTCAGAGTTGTGGAGTCAATGCAGAGCACACTCGATGCTGAGATCAGGAGCAGAAATGATGCTCTGAGGATCAAGAAGAAGATGGAGGGAGACCTTAATGAAATGGAAATCCAGCTGAACCATGCCAACCGCCAGGCTTCTGAGGCAATAAGGAATCTTAGAAACACACAAGGAGTACTGAAG GACACTCAGCTACATTTGGATGATGCCATCAGAAGCCAAGACGACCTTAAAGAACAACTGGCAATGGTTGAGCGCAGAGCTAACCTGATGCAGGCTGAAGTGGAAGAGCTCAGGGCGTCCCTGGAACAGACTGAGAGGAGCAGGAAAATGGCAGAGCAAGAGCTTCTGGATGCCAGTGAGCGTGTGCAACTTCTGCACACTCAG AACACCAGCCTGATCAACACCAAGAAGAAGCTGGAGACAGACATTTCCCATATCCAGGGAGAGATGGAGGACATTGTCCAGGAAGCCCGCAATGCAGAAGAGAAGGCCAAGAAGGCCATCACTGAT GCCGCCATGATGGCCGAGGAGCTGAAGAAGGAGCAGGACACCAGTGCCCACCTGGAGCGGATGAAGAAGAACATGGAGCAGACGGTGAAGGACCTGCAGCACCGTCTGGATGAGGCTGAGCAGCTGGCGCTGAAGGGCGGGAAGAAGCAGATCCAGAAACTGGAGGCCAGG GTGAGGGAACTTGAAAATGAGGTGGAAAGCGAACAGAAGCGCAATGTTGAGGCTGTCAAGAGTCTTCGCAAACATGAGAGAAGAGTGAAGGAACTCACTTACCAG ACTGAGGAGGACCGCAAGAATGTTCTCAGGCTGCAGGACTTGGTGGACAAATTACAAACAAAAGTTAAAGCTTACAAGAGACAAGCTGAAGAGGCT GAGGAACAATCCAACGTCAACCTCTCCAAGTTCCGCAAAATCCAGCACGAGCTGGAGGAAGCTGAGGAGCGGGCTGACATTGCTGAGTCCCAGGTCAACAAACTGCGGGTGAAGAGCCGGGAGGTTCACACAAAAATCATAAGTGAAGAGTAA